The region AATGCTACTGATGAACGTGTGGGCGATGCAAAATGACCCAAACAACTGGGAAGACCCTAAAAAGTTTAAGCCAGAGAGATTCGTAGGGTTAGAAGGTTCGGGAAATGCATACAACTATAAGCTAATGCCGTTTGGAGCTGGAAGGAGGAGGTGTCCAGGAGAAAACTTGGGGATGCGTATGATCGGGTTGACGATGGCTACACTTATTCAGTGCTTCGAGTGGGAAAGACCGAGTAACGAGATGATTGACATGACCGAAGGAATAGGATTGATCACACCAAAATCTAAACCCTTGGTTGTTAAGTGTCGGCCCCGTGGAAAGATGGCCAAACTACTATCTCAAATGTGAAGATAACATTAGACCTGCAAAAAGGCGACCTACCCTATCAATCCAATGTGAACGCAATTCAAAATTAAATTGTTGGTTTAATATTTTCAACTTATCCATCTATTTTTAACCTATCAAaccatttaaaattaaatttaagaGAAAATTACAcggttggtccctatggtttgctctTACTTGCACGCTTCGTCCCTGGAAAGAATTTTTAACTCGGACAATCCCTATAACTTTATTTCGTTACCCGCCTAGTCCTTCAGTTAACTTTCCGTCTTATTTGGGGTTAGGAACTACTCACGTGAGTGGCACGCTGGGGGCATTTTTGTCCTTTCAACCCTACAATATATTAGCGCAATTTAGAATACAGACCGATGGTTTTACGATTCCGATCATCGTcaaaccaaaacacacacaaacacacacttgtCAGACGAATTCCCTTTCTTCTCTCAAACGAAAACCCTAGTCGCTAGCTAAAACTTTGTATGCTTTTCCAAATAATCAACAATGCCGGTTTGGAATTTAAGTGAAGCACGAGGACGGATGATCAGTGAAGCAGAAGTTCGTCTTCAATATGGTAAGTCCGCCTAGTCCCTAATCTCGTTTTTATTTGCATTTGCTTCGTGAAATCCTACAACCCTAATCAAATGTTAATCAAAATTTTTGGGGCATTTCCTTAATAGGTGATCATCCGACCATGTTTTGCATGCTATTAAACCATGGTGGAAAGTTTACTGATTTTCCTGGAAGGAATTATGTAAACGGAAAGAGACATTACGTTGACTTAATAGACATCGAGACTTTCTGTGTTCACGATATTGATGACATGATGGTGAAACTTGGGTATATCGATGAAAATCTACATGTGGAGATGTACTATCATTTTCGAAGGCCACTGTGCGATTTGGATTTTGGCTTGTTTGCTTTAGCTTCAGATGATGATGTAAGGCATTTAGCAAAATATGTTGGCCAGCATAAGCTAATAGAGGTGTATACAGAGCACGGGCAAACGAAATTACACACATACTCGATGTCACCAAACCCATCTAAGGTACGTATAGTTGAGATTGATTGTACCCCAAAAAGATTGTTTTTGGAATGGCATGATACACAAGTTGAGCCTAATGATGTGTTGACATTTGAGCCTAATAGAAACAACCCTCCTGTTTCACCTACTAGAAATGAGCCTTCAATTGACAAGGTGGACATGGTAAGTGATAATGCAAACATCATGGAAACTGAAATTGAACATAGTAGTGATGATAATAGCAGTGGTGATGAGATCAACAGTGGTGATGATAGTGAGAGTCAAGATGGTGACTTTCTTCTAGACGAAGACAATATCATTGATGATGTTGAAGTTGACATGAGAGAATTCCACTTGAATGTTGACCCAgatgttgagtggattggaggtgCTTCTAAAAGAAAGAATCATGTAGTTACAGAAGATGGGAATGAAGCAGACCTTGAAGTTATAGATATGGAACTTTTCTTGTCCGACTCTTCATCGGATGATGGGATCGAAGGAGAAAGAAACAAAAAGATTAAAGCTATTAGAAGGGCGCATGAGAACGAAAATGCTCAAGTCAGTGAGCCTTTCTATTTATATCAGAAATTTAATTCGTCAAAGGAGTTTAAAGATATGGTTAACCAACATGCAATAGATACAAGAAGGGAGTTGGATTTTGAGAAGAATGATAAAAACAGAGTAAGGGTTGTATGCAGGGGAACCATAACAAGCCTAGGTGGTGGGACCGGTCAAGAAGTAGTCAATGAAGAAGGTAAGTGTCCTTGGGTTCTTTTAGCCAGTAAGTGGAAACGCGACAAGGATTGGACAGTTAAAACATATGTTAGTGAACATAAATGTCTTCAAACAAGAAAGGTTAGGGCTTGTGATTACAAGTTTCTTTCAAAGCAAACTCTACAACTGGTGGAAGCAAACCCAAAAATTCCAGTCAAGGCTTTAAGGGAACAACTTCAATGTATCTACAAAGTAGATATTTCTAAGATGAAAGCCTTTAGGGCAAGAGA is a window of Lactuca sativa cultivar Salinas chromosome 1, Lsat_Salinas_v11, whole genome shotgun sequence DNA encoding:
- the LOC111911811 gene encoding uncharacterized protein LOC111911811 — translated: MPVWNLSEARGRMISEAEVRLQYGDHPTMFCMLLNHGGKFTDFPGRNYVNGKRHYVDLIDIETFCVHDIDDMMVKLGYIDENLHVEMYYHFRRPLCDLDFGLFALASDDDVRHLAKYVGQHKLIEVYTEHGQTKLHTYSMSPNPSKVRIVEIDCTPKRLFLEWHDTQVEPNDVLTFEPNRNNPPVSPTRNEPSIDKVDMVSDNANIMETEIEHSSDDNSSGDEINSGDDSESQDGDFLLDEDNIIDDVEVDMREFHLNVDPDVEWIGGASKRKNHVVTEDGNEADLEVIDMELFLSDSSSDDGIEGERNKKIKAIRRAHENENAQVSEPFYLYQKFNSSKEFKDMVNQHAIDTRRELDFEKNDKNRVRVVCRGTITSLGGGTGQEVVNEEGKCPWVLLASKWKRDKDWTVKTYVSEHKCLQTRKVRACDYKFLSKQTLQLVEANPKIPVKALREQLQCIYKVDISKMKAFRAREAALKIIRGDYATQYKILQDYLLEVQTQNPDTTIKLDVESEPNPDVETRTFRRVYVCLGALKQGFAAGKRDFLGVDGAFMKGPFHGQILSAVVHFLLCCG